A genomic segment from candidate division WOR-3 bacterium encodes:
- the uvrB gene encoding excinuclease ABC subunit UvrB: protein MKFKLRSTFTPRGDQPEAIDALVHGINKNLKFQTLLGVTGSGKTFTIASVIERVQRPTLIISHNKTLAAQLYGEFKQFFPDNAVEYFISYYDYYQPEAYVPETDLYIEKDASINEEIERLRLKATSALLTRRDVIIVASVSCIYNIGSPEEVKELVVYLEKGGKKSRERLLEELVSIQYARNDIEFSRGTFRVRGDTVDIHPADEEDGIRVELFGDVIEKITVFDPTTGRLKQTLDEVIIFPAKHFITTRPRIEEAVKAIEAELEQRVEYFKSRGKLLEAQRLLQRTKFDIEMLLELGYCSGIENYSMHLSGRKPGQRPFCLIDYFPDDYLLVIDESHVTIPQLNAMYEGDHSRKLNLVEHGFRLPSALENRPLKFHEVLALVNQAICISATPGQWEIEKSGHRIVEQIVRPTGIVDPKVTVKPAKNQVDDLINEIQKRVENKERVLVTTLTKRMAEDLAQYLNEIGIRVRYMHSEIDAIERVKILRALRLGEFDVLVGINLLREGLDLPEVALVAILDADREGFLRSERSLIQTAGRAARNVRSEVIMYADELTDSMRRAIKEMERRRNKQIEYNRKHNITPESIIKTTEEVMRATSVADSIMREDAENININELAKLHKAMAEAVSLMEFERAAVLRDRIKAIKRKLETTRRRNHKKRSQTKR, encoded by the coding sequence GTGAAATTTAAACTCCGTTCCACCTTTACACCGCGGGGCGACCAACCTGAAGCGATAGATGCACTGGTCCACGGCATAAATAAAAATCTTAAATTCCAGACACTTCTGGGAGTCACGGGTTCAGGCAAGACCTTCACCATTGCAAGCGTAATCGAGCGGGTCCAGCGACCGACCCTGATCATTTCACACAACAAGACCCTGGCGGCGCAGCTCTACGGTGAGTTCAAACAGTTCTTTCCTGATAATGCAGTGGAATATTTTATCTCATATTATGACTATTATCAACCTGAAGCCTATGTGCCTGAGACTGATCTCTATATTGAAAAGGATGCTTCGATAAATGAAGAGATCGAGCGACTGCGGCTCAAGGCGACGTCTGCCTTGCTCACGAGAAGGGATGTGATCATCGTGGCGTCTGTGTCGTGTATCTATAATATCGGCTCTCCGGAAGAGGTGAAAGAACTTGTGGTCTATCTTGAAAAGGGCGGGAAAAAGTCACGGGAACGCCTCCTTGAGGAACTGGTTTCAATCCAGTATGCCAGGAACGACATCGAATTTTCCCGCGGAACCTTTCGGGTGCGCGGTGATACGGTCGACATCCATCCTGCAGACGAGGAAGACGGTATTCGGGTCGAACTCTTTGGCGACGTCATAGAGAAGATTACGGTCTTTGACCCGACAACGGGCAGGCTCAAGCAGACGCTTGATGAGGTCATTATCTTTCCGGCGAAACATTTTATCACGACCCGTCCGCGGATAGAAGAGGCGGTGAAGGCGATTGAAGCAGAGCTCGAGCAACGGGTCGAGTATTTCAAGAGCAGGGGCAAACTCCTTGAAGCGCAGCGTCTGCTCCAGAGAACAAAGTTCGATATTGAAATGCTCCTTGAACTGGGTTATTGTTCAGGGATTGAAAATTACTCGATGCACCTTTCCGGCAGAAAACCGGGGCAGAGGCCGTTCTGTCTGATCGACTATTTTCCGGACGACTATCTCCTGGTCATTGATGAGTCGCATGTCACAATACCCCAGCTCAATGCGATGTATGAAGGCGACCACTCACGCAAACTTAATCTGGTCGAACACGGATTCAGATTGCCTTCGGCTCTCGAAAACAGACCGCTGAAGTTTCACGAGGTGCTCGCCTTGGTCAACCAGGCGATATGTATTTCAGCGACACCGGGGCAATGGGAGATCGAGAAGTCCGGCCACCGCATTGTAGAGCAGATCGTCCGTCCCACGGGAATCGTCGACCCGAAGGTCACGGTCAAGCCGGCGAAGAATCAGGTTGATGATCTGATCAACGAGATTCAGAAAAGGGTGGAGAATAAAGAAAGGGTGCTGGTGACCACCCTTACCAAGCGGATGGCAGAAGACCTGGCACAGTATTTGAATGAGATCGGAATCAGGGTGAGGTATATGCACTCGGAGATTGATGCAATTGAACGGGTGAAGATTCTCAGGGCTCTCAGGCTCGGTGAGTTCGATGTGCTCGTCGGCATCAATCTTTTAAGAGAGGGACTTGATCTGCCCGAAGTGGCGCTTGTTGCGATTCTTGATGCAGACCGTGAGGGATTTCTCAGAAGTGAGCGGTCATTGATTCAGACAGCGGGCAGGGCGGCGCGCAATGTGCGCAGTGAAGTGATTATGTATGCGGATGAACTTACAGACTCAATGCGTCGGGCGATAAAAGAGATGGAGCGGAGGAGGAATAAACAGATTGAATATAACAGAAAACATAATATAACTCCGGAGAGCATCATCAAGACAACCGAGGAGGTTATGCGGGCGACATCGGTCGCCGACAGCATAATGAGGGAAGATGCAGAAAATATCAATATCAACGAACTTGCAAAACTCCATAAAGCGATGGCAGAAGCGGTTTCTTTGATGGAATTCGAGCGTGCGGCAGTGCTTCGTGACAGGATTAAAGCAATTAAACGAAAGTTGGAAACAACCAGAAGGAGGAACCATAAAAAGAGGAGTCAAACAAAAAGATAA